A window of the Helianthus annuus cultivar XRQ/B chromosome 4, HanXRQr2.0-SUNRISE, whole genome shotgun sequence genome harbors these coding sequences:
- the LOC110933190 gene encoding uncharacterized protein LOC110933190 gives MFFCSIVYAANYYVSRRELWQHLSMHKVLVGSNPWVIMGDFNSALNLEDNSFGTSAISISMREFQACIDDIEVFDINRTGFHFTWNQKPKEGIGLLRKIDRVLGNTAFVEEYLSSVAVFNSYRLSDHCPCILKIPKVGVIKRRSFKFANFLVFKPEFLKIVQNIWESNVDGVHQFRVVKKLSMLKSPLRALLYQQGNLHKKVADLRAKLDLIQRDIDEDPLNLALRNEESKFTNAYQEACLDEERNHRSRIDVIKDVNGIVYEGDTVQLALVQHYEKFLGCHDDVSLTPTPNLFSNKLQPEIETQMIRQVTEEEVKKAMFSIGIDKALGPDG, from the exons ATGTTCTTTTGCTCCATTGTTTATGCGGCTAACTACTACGTCTCTAGAAGAGAGTTGTGGCAACATTTGTCTATGCATAAGGTGCTGGTAGGTAGTAATCCTTGGGTCATCATGGGGGATTTCAACTCTGCTTTAAATCTTGAAGACAACTCGTTTGGGACGTCGGCTATTTCAATCAGTATGCGAGAGTTTCAGGCATGTATTGATGACATTGAGGTGTTTGACATCAACAGGACAGGTTTCCACTTTACGTGGAATCAAAAACCTAAGGAAGGAATTGGGTTATTAAGGAAAATTGATAGGGTGTTAGGAAATACGGCTTTTGTGGAGGAGTACCTGAGCTCGGTGGCTGTTTTTAATTCGTATAGGCTGTCCGACCACTGCCCTTGCATCCTAAAAATCCCGAAAGTCGGTGTCATTAAGCGGAGATCTTTTAAGTTTGCGAATTTTTTGGTTTTTAAACCTGAATTTCTAAAGATAGTTCAAAACATTTGGGAGTCAAATGTGGATGGAGTTCATCAATTCCGTGTTGTCAAGAAGCTTAGTATGCTAAAGTCTCCTTTGCGAGCGCTATTATATCAACAAGGGAATCTCCATAAAAAGGTTGCCGATCTTCGGGCTAAGCTCGATTTAATTCAACGGGATATAGATGAGGACCCGTTAAACTTGGCGCTTCGGAATGAAGAGTCTAAGTTTACAAATGCTTATCAGGAAGCTTGTCTGGATGAAGAGCG AAATCATAGGAGTCGGATTGATGTTATTAAAGATGTGAATGGGATTGTTTATGAAGGGGACACAGTTCAATTGGCGCTTGTTCAACATTACGAGAAGTTCTTGGGCTGTCATGATGATGTCTCGCTAACCCCTACTCCAAATCTGTTTTCTAATAAATTGCAGCCGGAAATTGAGACCCAAATGATCCGTCAAGTTACGGAAGAGGAGGTGAAGAAGGCTATGTTTTCGATTGGTATAGATAAGGCTCTGGGTCCTGATGGGTAA